TATCAATAATGGAAATCCCGTAACTCACAGCTTTTTCTTTTATGATTGTAAAAAACTTTTCACGTGTTTCTTCATTCAATTGTTTGGAATCATTTAATCCCAGCAATTTAAAATCCCTTGGCAAAATAACTGCTGCAGCGACGACAGGACCAGCCAACGGACCACGTCCTGCCTCATCCATACCGGCTATATACTGACAGCCGTTTGCATAACTTCTTTGTTCATACTGCGACATACGGAGAAAATTTTCTTCCAGTGCTTTTTCTTTTAATTTTTTTCGTTCATATTGTTCAATCAGCTTTTGAACGCCTTTACGCTCATCTGACTTTAATTCTTTTATGTATGTTTCATCTAATTTTTCCGATTCAAATAATTGTTTGATAACTGCGATTGATTGCTTTTCCATTTCATCACCTGCGTTCTATATTTATATCGGTTCAATCTTGTTATTTTGAACACAACTTATTTTACATTTATACTAACAGAATTGGAAGGGATGAAGACTATCACAATTTGAATCGTGTGAAACTATTTTCTCCTCTTAACCGTACTACAAATAGGAACTAATCAGGAGGAACGTATTTATGAAAAAATTATTTACCGGAATTATTCTATTATCTATCCTATTCATATTAGGTGCCTGTTCAGATAAATCATTTTCGATAGATCAGGTGACGATTGAAGCACAGATTCAGGAGGACGGATCTATTCATGTACGTGAGTTATTCACATATACATTTAATGGCTCATATGAAGGGATGACAAGGTCAATCGAATCTGATGCTGAAAATTTCAAAGCCTTTCTCACCGACAAACAAAATCCCTCCCTTTCTACAGAAAATCTCGACCAACTAGAGGTGGAAGAAGAGGATGATACATATAAAGTATATTCGGATTCAAAAAATGAAACAAAACGTGTCCTCTACAGCTATGATGTGGAAGGATCTGTAAAAAAGTATACGGATGTTGCGGATTTAAGGTATTCCTTTTTTGATGACTCGAATGAAACTGATTTGCATGATGTGACAATCACAATTTATCCGCCAGAAGGAACAAGTACGGAAAACAGGCACTTCTTTCTGCATGAGGATCCATCAGGTGAACTTACTGCATCAGAAAATGGTGTTCAATATACAAATTCCCTCCTTGAAGCAGGAAAAAATTCAATGATTCGCTTTGTATTTCCTTCTGACCAACTGACGGAAATGGAACTCACCAGTGATAAATCAATGGAAGCTGAAATACTGGCAGCGGAACAGGAACTTGCTGAACGTGCTGAAAATCTTGAGGCGAATATGTCCAAGGTAACTCCGATTGTCTGGATATTGTTGATTGCGATGGTTTTAACAGCTGTTTTCATGCTAATGGTCCACCCCAACCGATATCGCGGGAACAAAGACCGGGATTCACTAATCCGGTTGGTTGAAGAAACCGATCCATTATTTGTTAAATATTTGCACGGAAATTTGCATTTGTCTGATGACAGCTTTATTGCCGGATTATTTTCATTGAAACAACGCGGAATCGTCAAGCTGGAAAAAGTCCGCTCGACAGTTGAGAAAGATACAGACACTTATCGCTTTACCTGGGTGAATAATAAAGCTGAAATTGATGATGCAGACCAATTTTTACATGAATGGCTGTTCACGGAAAAGGATGAAGACGGAGACTATTTTCTGCTGGAATCATTAATTGATAATAAAGAAGAATCCGATGATGTAAAAGAGGAAAAAGCTGAACAATTTAATGCCGGTTTTGAAAAGTGGGCTGAAAAGGTGAAGGACAGAACATCATATCAACATTTACGGAAACCATTTAAAGGTTTTTCCTTTCTATCGATTCCACTGCTAGTTGCCGCATTGGGATTATTTTACTACTTTACCACCATAGATACGATCGGACCGACAGAACAATGGGTATTACCTGTTATTGCCGGTGTTATCACGGCTGTTGGGCTTTGGTATAACAGGAACAAATGGGTGTTGTCTGCATACTACTTAATTATGTTAGTCATGGCAGCAATAGGGTTCACTTTTACCCTGACTGTGATTCTGACACTTATTTTCTACGGACTGTCGATTATCACACTGCTGGCAATTCCGGCATCTTACTGGAACAAGGATACCAGACAACTGAAACATGCAATTAAACAGGCATATGAATCATTTAAAGATAAAAATTATCCGGTTGGAGCTGAGCCTGCTGTAATCGAACGACGTCTGGAATATGCGATTGTTCTCGATGCCGGGGAAAAATTCGGTGAACGATGTGAAAATAAATCACCGCTTGCCACATTGGAAGCGTATTATCCATTGCTTTATAATCCGGTTTTTGCAACAACATCGTTTAGTGCAAGTAATGTAGCGCTTTATAGTGTAGTTGTTCAAACCAACACCAATACAACCACTTCTGCTACTGGCGGGGGTGGTGCGGGAGCGTTTTAAAAACTATTATCACACAAAATAGCATGTGAAATTAGTCGATTTCACATGCTATTATTTGTACACTCATAACTTGATTACCAGCTTAAAAATATACCACTTCTGTCATTCCAAGATAAAAGGCTAATTTCCCAGTGGAAAACGATAAATTGGCCTTTCGCTATTCAACATTGCGCCTTATCGTATTATTTAATTATAGGTCTTTAATAAATAATTCATAAAATGATAATCTACGACCGTCATAATCCTTATCATAAATAAATTTAAATCCAAGTTTGTCTATCACTTTCTTTGATTTTAAATTATTTGTTCTTACCCGTGCAGTTAGTTTATTAATCTTAAGGGATTTAAAAGCAAATTTGATTGCTGCGTTTCCTGCTTCTGTGGCATATCCCATCCCCCAAAATTTCGGATCAAGCAGGTAAATAATCTCTATATTCTCTGTATCATCAATGTATCTTAATCCGCAATGCCCCATAATTTCCTTCGTAGACTTATTAACTACCGCCCAAACACCAAAACTGTGCTGGTTCCAATGTTTTATAATTTTATTGACGTACTGCTCTGATTCTTCAAAAGACATTCCATTTCCTATTCCAAGCCATTCCCCGACGCTGTTTTTCTTTACTATTTCGTAAAATTCTTTAATATCCGCGACAGTTAATTGCCTCATAAGAATTCGTTTAGTACTAATATTCATATTGGGATTTTCATTAATTATCTCATTTATTATCATCTATTATCATAACTCCTCTTATCAGATCTCCTTCTTTCCTTATTCAACATTACTCCCCCCATCTACAGCTATATCAACACCCTAAATTTGTACAACGCGTTTTCCATTTAGTGAACTATGTCAAGGATAGTACATTTCATTGGCTGTAATCATAACCATTATCGAGTCAAATAAGCGTGCATTTTCTTTCTGACAAATAGGTAAAAACCTATTTGGATAATATGGTAAATACCTGCGACAATTAAAAAGTACAAAAGTATCCCTGGATTTTCCATTATCCCTCCAATATCCGTTGCCATTGCTACAACATACAGAAAGGCTAATATAGTTCCAACAAAGGTCGGGACAAAGAACAGGGTTGTGATTTCCCTTGAGATGATTTGCTTCACTTCCTTTGCAGTGATTCCTATGTTATGAAGCTTCCTGAACTTGTTCTTTTCCTTATCAATCTCAGAAAAAAGATTTAAATATAATAGAATAAACGACCCAAAGAAGAAAACTATACTCATAATAGTTGTCACAAAGAATAATATTCCATTAGAGCTTTTGTTGCGATTGTAATATTCCACTTTAGAGGCAATCTGAAATAAGTTTTCTTCAGACGTATTCGCTGCCCGGACACCCGTGATTGGCGGGGTGTTTTCATTATAGCTATTAAATCTATTTTCCAATTCTTCAACAACATCTGCTGACTTTTTCCAGTTGGCAACATTGATTAAATTAACCTTTGATTCAAAACCATCCAAGCTATTTTTTAGTTGCGCAAACTCAGAATTGCTTACAATAATAAAGTCATGAAGGTTTAGAAAGGTATTAATGTTTATTTCAACAAATATATCCTTTAGTGTATAGGTTTTCTCCCCATTTCCAACCGGGAAGACAAGTCTTTGATTATATTCAACGTCAGATCTATTTTCCGGGTCATCATTGAGATAATATATAAACTCGTTGTTCTGCAGCAGAATTTGGCTGGAGGTTAGTTTATTAAAATGGTCGACCAGCATAAAATTATAAATGTTGTACCATCTATTATCCGTTTTTTGATAATAAGAATATATCGGTACCACCAGATGTTTTTGAACGGGATTTTCCTGTTGGTCAATAATCGAGTAAAGTTCCTCGGTAGCCAAATTATTTTTGTCGTTTGTTTGGATAAATGCAATATCATATGGATTGGCGTTAACAGCCTGCTTTTCAGTTAACATATAGGTGTGTAATATTATCGTGCTGTATAAAATAGTTACCATTATCATCACGGTAACGAGCATAAGGATAGCTGCCAGTTGTTTAAATTTGTAATCCAGGCTTGTCAGGAACAGGAGCCGACGATAATAATAGGTTCTGTTTTTCCTGGCAATTTCAATAAAAAAGCTGGTGAACTGATACAGTGTAATGTACAGCCCCAATAGTGTCGTTAGCGCCCAAAGAAGCAAGTATTGACCACCCATAATTGGATCTGAGTATGTAATATAAAGCCCTAC
The genomic region above belongs to Virgibacillus doumboii and contains:
- a CDS encoding ABC transporter permease, yielding MSFNQIVWKMAKANYKKYIFYYLCNSFAVMFFFIFSTVYFNESVVEVKETGPIQYVLTVPGVALLVFTVFFISYAHSIFIKRRRSEFGLFMTLGMSNRDIGKLLLIENGIIALISLVSGLFAGVIFSRLFFLLLMNSVGIQGVPFHLNSNMFMCTVLTFLIVFLIAVGRSLFLILTRNIVFSIKSDKVAESIKMKSPLLGGIGAAIVIGSIVGLYITYSDPIMGGQYLLLWALTTLLGLYITLYQFTSFFIEIARKNRTYYYRRLLFLTSLDYKFKQLAAILMLVTVMIMVTILYSTIILHTYMLTEKQAVNANPYDIAFIQTNDKNNLATEELYSIIDQQENPVQKHLVVPIYSYYQKTDNRWYNIYNFMLVDHFNKLTSSQILLQNNEFIYYLNDDPENRSDVEYNQRLVFPVGNGEKTYTLKDIFVEININTFLNLHDFIIVSNSEFAQLKNSLDGFESKVNLINVANWKKSADVVEELENRFNSYNENTPPITGVRAANTSEENLFQIASKVEYYNRNKSSNGILFFVTTIMSIVFFFGSFILLYLNLFSEIDKEKNKFRKLHNIGITAKEVKQIISREITTLFFVPTFVGTILAFLYVVAMATDIGGIMENPGILLYFLIVAGIYHIIQIGFYLFVRKKMHAYLTR
- a CDS encoding DUF2207 domain-containing protein, which gives rise to MKKLFTGIILLSILFILGACSDKSFSIDQVTIEAQIQEDGSIHVRELFTYTFNGSYEGMTRSIESDAENFKAFLTDKQNPSLSTENLDQLEVEEEDDTYKVYSDSKNETKRVLYSYDVEGSVKKYTDVADLRYSFFDDSNETDLHDVTITIYPPEGTSTENRHFFLHEDPSGELTASENGVQYTNSLLEAGKNSMIRFVFPSDQLTEMELTSDKSMEAEILAAEQELAERAENLEANMSKVTPIVWILLIAMVLTAVFMLMVHPNRYRGNKDRDSLIRLVEETDPLFVKYLHGNLHLSDDSFIAGLFSLKQRGIVKLEKVRSTVEKDTDTYRFTWVNNKAEIDDADQFLHEWLFTEKDEDGDYFLLESLIDNKEESDDVKEEKAEQFNAGFEKWAEKVKDRTSYQHLRKPFKGFSFLSIPLLVAALGLFYYFTTIDTIGPTEQWVLPVIAGVITAVGLWYNRNKWVLSAYYLIMLVMAAIGFTFTLTVILTLIFYGLSIITLLAIPASYWNKDTRQLKHAIKQAYESFKDKNYPVGAEPAVIERRLEYAIVLDAGEKFGERCENKSPLATLEAYYPLLYNPVFATTSFSASNVALYSVVVQTNTNTTTSATGGGGAGAF
- a CDS encoding ribonuclease HII, with protein sequence MEKQSIAVIKQLFESEKLDETYIKELKSDERKGVQKLIEQYERKKLKEKALEENFLRMSQYEQRSYANGCQYIAGMDEAGRGPLAGPVVAAAVILPRDFKLLGLNDSKQLNEETREKFFTIIKEKAVSYGISIIDNQKIDQVNIYEATKLAMFNTIRQLDPAPDHILIDAVSLNRLPCTSEAITKGDQKSISIAAASILAKVTRDNLMNDLDKEYPAYGFASNMGYGTKQHLDMLTEQGISPYHRKSYAPVRNAIK
- a CDS encoding GNAT family N-acetyltransferase; the encoded protein is MIINEIINENPNMNISTKRILMRQLTVADIKEFYEIVKKNSVGEWLGIGNGMSFEESEQYVNKIIKHWNQHSFGVWAVVNKSTKEIMGHCGLRYIDDTENIEIIYLLDPKFWGMGYATEAGNAAIKFAFKSLKINKLTARVRTNNLKSKKVIDKLGFKFIYDKDYDGRRLSFYELFIKDL